A stretch of the Heterodontus francisci isolate sHetFra1 chromosome 10, sHetFra1.hap1, whole genome shotgun sequence genome encodes the following:
- the LOC137374570 gene encoding capZ-interacting protein-like isoform X1, with the protein MEASSGDAIQTMEDKPMSVAALASKFRQEPSNTLEKNEKQLKGPIRKKPPCFLPLCGMKNNTEADHNADEKPSVNDSSRHPKLKLKTSSPLIEKLQANLLLSPTALLPGIGPKSPLKSSVSPFASPASTPDSPGARSRSSESDGGPVTSDQPTEAEPLHSFHKSRARVSLKRRPPSRRFRRSVTEDVDNPGSPETEKPGNSDKEIEPQQNGAEDEKSDDVFTDHGVQTDNADSKNSSSPKEDSLASPKEDSLASPKEDSLASPKEDSFASPIASSPEEPSHKELNDLPSSQSQESKNCSNLNQCELKEDNNITAKQTEEYSNKDGEASASIDHNTVGSETAVSETADQEPKIEEAKAIDIDLLINNVEERAPGGTED; encoded by the exons GCGAGCTCAGGAGATGCAATCCAAACCATGGAAGATAAGCCTATGTCCGTTGCTGCATTAGCTTCAAAATTCAGACAAGAACCAAGCAACACCTTGGAAAAGAATGAG AAACAACTCAAGGGACCAATTCGTAAAAAGCCTCCTTGTTTTCTTCCTTTGTGTGGTATGAAGAATAATACTGAAGCAGACCATAATGCAGATGAG AAGCCATCAGTCAACGACTCCTCCCGTCATCCAAAGTTGAAATTGAAAACATCCTCTCCTCTCATTGAAAAACTCCAG GCCAACTTGCTTCTCTCCCCGACTGCTCTCTTGCCTGGGATTGGTCCAAAGAGTCCATTAAAATCTTCAGTCTCGCCTTTTGCTAGCCCTGCTTCTACACCTGATAGCCCTGGAGCACGCTCCCGATCCAGCGAATCAGATGGAGGTCCAGTTACATCTGACCAACCCACAGAAGCAGAGCCTTTGCACAGTTTCCACAAG AGTCGAGCACGTGTATCACTGAAACGACGACCACCTAGCAGGCGATTTAGAAGATCAGTCACTGAAGATGTAGATAATCCTGGCTCTCCAGAAACAGAAAAACCTGGTAACTCTGACAAGGAAATAGAACCACAACAGAATGGAGCAGAAGATGAAAAAAGTGATGATGTTTTTACTGATCATGGAGTTCAAACTGATAATGCAGATTCAAAAAACTCCTCCTCGCCCAAAGAAGACTCTCTCGCCTCGCCCAAAGAAGACTCTCTCGCCTCGCCCAAAGAAGACTCTCTCGCCTCGCCCAAAGAAGACTCTTTTGCCTCGCCTATAGCGTCTTCACCTGAAGAACCATCCCATAAGGAGCTTAATGACCTCCCGTCTTCTCAAAGTCAAGAGTCTAAAAATTGTTCTAATCTAAACCAATGTGAACTCAAGGAAGACAATAATATCACAGCAAAGCAAACTGAAGAGTATTCAAACAAAGACGGTGAGGCCTCTGCCAGTATTGATCACAACACTGTAGGAAGTGAGACTGCAGTTTCTGAGACTGCCGATCAAGAACCAAAAATTGAAGAAGCGAAAGCAATCGATATTGATCTGCTGATCAATAATGTAGAG GAAAGGGCTCCTGGAGGAACTGAAGACTAA
- the LOC137374570 gene encoding capZ-interacting protein-like isoform X2, whose amino-acid sequence MEDKPMSVAALASKFRQEPSNTLEKNEKQLKGPIRKKPPCFLPLCGMKNNTEADHNADEKPSVNDSSRHPKLKLKTSSPLIEKLQANLLLSPTALLPGIGPKSPLKSSVSPFASPASTPDSPGARSRSSESDGGPVTSDQPTEAEPLHSFHKSRARVSLKRRPPSRRFRRSVTEDVDNPGSPETEKPGNSDKEIEPQQNGAEDEKSDDVFTDHGVQTDNADSKNSSSPKEDSLASPKEDSLASPKEDSLASPKEDSFASPIASSPEEPSHKELNDLPSSQSQESKNCSNLNQCELKEDNNITAKQTEEYSNKDGEASASIDHNTVGSETAVSETADQEPKIEEAKAIDIDLLINNVEERAPGGTED is encoded by the exons ATGGAAGATAAGCCTATGTCCGTTGCTGCATTAGCTTCAAAATTCAGACAAGAACCAAGCAACACCTTGGAAAAGAATGAG AAACAACTCAAGGGACCAATTCGTAAAAAGCCTCCTTGTTTTCTTCCTTTGTGTGGTATGAAGAATAATACTGAAGCAGACCATAATGCAGATGAG AAGCCATCAGTCAACGACTCCTCCCGTCATCCAAAGTTGAAATTGAAAACATCCTCTCCTCTCATTGAAAAACTCCAG GCCAACTTGCTTCTCTCCCCGACTGCTCTCTTGCCTGGGATTGGTCCAAAGAGTCCATTAAAATCTTCAGTCTCGCCTTTTGCTAGCCCTGCTTCTACACCTGATAGCCCTGGAGCACGCTCCCGATCCAGCGAATCAGATGGAGGTCCAGTTACATCTGACCAACCCACAGAAGCAGAGCCTTTGCACAGTTTCCACAAG AGTCGAGCACGTGTATCACTGAAACGACGACCACCTAGCAGGCGATTTAGAAGATCAGTCACTGAAGATGTAGATAATCCTGGCTCTCCAGAAACAGAAAAACCTGGTAACTCTGACAAGGAAATAGAACCACAACAGAATGGAGCAGAAGATGAAAAAAGTGATGATGTTTTTACTGATCATGGAGTTCAAACTGATAATGCAGATTCAAAAAACTCCTCCTCGCCCAAAGAAGACTCTCTCGCCTCGCCCAAAGAAGACTCTCTCGCCTCGCCCAAAGAAGACTCTCTCGCCTCGCCCAAAGAAGACTCTTTTGCCTCGCCTATAGCGTCTTCACCTGAAGAACCATCCCATAAGGAGCTTAATGACCTCCCGTCTTCTCAAAGTCAAGAGTCTAAAAATTGTTCTAATCTAAACCAATGTGAACTCAAGGAAGACAATAATATCACAGCAAAGCAAACTGAAGAGTATTCAAACAAAGACGGTGAGGCCTCTGCCAGTATTGATCACAACACTGTAGGAAGTGAGACTGCAGTTTCTGAGACTGCCGATCAAGAACCAAAAATTGAAGAAGCGAAAGCAATCGATATTGATCTGCTGATCAATAATGTAGAG GAAAGGGCTCCTGGAGGAACTGAAGACTAA